From the genome of bacterium, one region includes:
- a CDS encoding VanZ family protein — MNTKLGKRAGRSSAQTPFGKQQGLINRPVLVWGLLAIYCGLVFIGSSISNVPEELGEVPDYVLHFFEYFIMGLLANMAFRTKPLLFSVKMASIIAALFCLTYGVSDEFHQYFVQGRFASLSDIGSDLAGAAVAQLVALLIWRVRTPRKRRER, encoded by the coding sequence GTGAATACGAAGTTGGGCAAGAGGGCCGGCAGGTCAAGCGCTCAGACCCCGTTTGGCAAGCAGCAAGGTTTGATAAACCGGCCGGTCTTGGTTTGGGGTCTTTTGGCCATATATTGTGGGCTGGTGTTCATCGGCTCGTCCATCTCTAACGTGCCCGAGGAGCTTGGCGAGGTCCCTGACTACGTCCTGCACTTCTTTGAGTATTTCATAATGGGCCTCTTGGCCAACATGGCCTTCAGAACAAAGCCGCTTCTGTTCAGCGTCAAGATGGCGTCTATCATCGCCGCTCTTTTCTGTCTCACCTACGGCGTGAGCGATGAGTTTCACCAATACTTCGTGCAGGGCAGATTCGCGAGTCTCTCGGACATAGGCTCGGACCTCGCCGGGGCGGCCGTCGCCCAGCTCGTTGCCCTTCTCATCTGGCGTGTCAGGACACCCAGAAAGAGACGCGAGCGTTGA
- the gpmI gene encoding 2,3-bisphosphoglycerate-independent phosphoglycerate mutase, with amino-acid sequence MQRKKLAVVVIMDGWGLSDVKEYNAVYQANTPNFDRLCREYPCTTLQASGEAVGLPEGQMGNSEVGHLNLGTGRIVYQELVRISKAIRDGSFFENEALVQSAEKAKENSSPVHILGLLSDGGVHAHIDHLHALIKLFKERGVGQVFVHCFLDGRDTPPQSALKFIEQTQRCLKGYEDARIASVGGRYYGMDRDNRWARVEKAYNAMVLGKGLTASSAEEAVRLGYGRGEVDEFLLPTVIVDSNGEPVGTMRDGDVCAFANFRADRAREITAALIDAGFDRFERERFPKLSSFVCMTDYKEEFNEVGIVGVAFPAQKLERVLGAEIEAAGKKQFHTAETEKYAHVTFFFNGGVEEPFEHEDRALIPSPSVPTYDLKPEMSAYEVKDIVINHILSRQYAFVVVNFANADMVGHTGVMAAAVKAVEVVDECVGEVVKATLSVGGCAIITADHGNAEKMWDKQTNSPHTAHTTNPVPCVVVGDDCGPLIERGKLADIAPTVLKMLGLEIPEQMNGEVLFAT; translated from the coding sequence ATGCAGCGAAAGAAGCTAGCGGTTGTGGTAATTATGGATGGTTGGGGTCTGAGCGACGTGAAGGAGTATAACGCCGTGTATCAGGCCAACACGCCCAACTTCGACCGGCTTTGCAGGGAATACCCATGCACGACGTTGCAGGCATCGGGCGAGGCCGTGGGCCTCCCAGAAGGCCAGATGGGCAACTCCGAGGTAGGCCATCTGAATCTCGGCACTGGCAGAATCGTCTATCAGGAGCTCGTGCGGATATCCAAAGCGATACGCGACGGGTCATTCTTCGAGAACGAGGCGCTCGTTCAGTCGGCCGAGAAGGCCAAGGAGAACAGCTCGCCGGTTCACATATTGGGGCTGCTCTCGGATGGCGGCGTTCATGCGCATATAGATCACCTTCACGCCCTGATCAAGCTGTTCAAGGAGCGAGGCGTAGGACAGGTGTTTGTGCACTGTTTTCTGGATGGTCGCGACACGCCGCCTCAGAGCGCTCTCAAGTTCATTGAGCAGACCCAGCGGTGTTTGAAGGGGTACGAGGATGCCAGGATTGCGAGCGTCGGGGGCCGGTATTATGGAATGGACCGCGACAACCGTTGGGCGCGGGTAGAGAAGGCCTACAACGCGATGGTTCTCGGCAAGGGGTTGACCGCCTCGAGTGCGGAGGAAGCGGTTCGGCTTGGCTACGGCCGGGGCGAGGTGGATGAGTTCCTGCTCCCGACCGTCATCGTTGATAGTAATGGCGAGCCGGTGGGCACAATGCGAGACGGCGACGTCTGTGCTTTTGCCAATTTCAGGGCAGACAGGGCGAGGGAGATAACGGCGGCGCTCATCGATGCCGGCTTTGATCGGTTTGAGCGGGAACGGTTCCCGAAGCTCTCGAGCTTCGTCTGCATGACTGATTACAAGGAGGAGTTCAACGAGGTGGGGATTGTGGGCGTTGCGTTTCCGGCTCAGAAGCTCGAGCGTGTCTTGGGAGCTGAGATCGAGGCGGCCGGCAAGAAGCAGTTTCATACGGCGGAGACGGAGAAGTATGCCCATGTGACGTTTTTCTTCAACGGTGGTGTTGAGGAGCCTTTTGAGCACGAGGACAGGGCATTAATCCCCTCACCTTCTGTTCCGACTTACGATCTTAAGCCCGAGATGAGCGCCTACGAGGTGAAGGACATCGTAATCAATCACATACTATCGCGGCAATATGCCTTTGTGGTCGTGAACTTCGCCAACGCCGACATGGTCGGACACACGGGCGTCATGGCCGCGGCGGTCAAGGCGGTGGAGGTCGTTGACGAGTGTGTTGGCGAGGTGGTCAAGGCGACGCTCTCGGTCGGCGGATGTGCGATCATCACGGCTGACCACGGCAACGCGGAGAAGATGTGGGACAAGCAGACCAACTCACCTCACACGGCGCACACCACAAACCCGGTTCCATGTGTGGTGGTGGGCGATGATTGCGGACCTCTAATTGAGCGGGGGAAGCTTGCAGACATCGCTCCCACTGTGCTCAAGATGCTTGGGCTTGAGATTCCCGAGCAGATGAACGGAGAAGTCCTGTTCGCAACGTGA
- a CDS encoding DNA methyltransferase: MGTVQGQNLLYYGDNLDVLRLHVKGESVDLIYLDPPFNSNQTYNVLFAEKNGTDSAAQIRAFKDTWHWDLQAAETYEDVAEAGGSVSEAMQAFRRLLGSSDMMAYVTMMAPRLVELHRVLRPTGSVYLHCDPTAGHYLRLLMDAVFGPKNFRNEVVWQRTGAHSDARRWGRVADILLFYTKTDRYQWQTQFIPYGEDYVKERYRYEDEKRGRLFWANTMTAAGPGPPRVFRGKLLEPPKGTHWRFSQEKIDLLESEGRIYYSSRGRPYVKSFLDERKGKPVQNIWTDIRMTKTGRERLGYPTQKPESLLERVIKASSNEGDVVLDPFCGCGTTVAAAQRLNRRWIGIDITHLAVTLIKYRLRDTFGDEVDYQVIGEPVSISGAMALAKENPYQFQWWALGLVGARPVEEKKGADRGIDGRLYFHDEARAGKTKQIIFSVKAGQVTVSHIRDLRGVVEREGAQIGVLITMLRPTKGMTDEALSAGFYESPTWQKRYPRIQILTVEDLMCGKGVDCPPLKRTNVTFKKAPKAKRARGANNTLFE, from the coding sequence ATGGGGACGGTGCAGGGACAGAATCTCCTTTACTACGGCGACAATCTGGACGTTCTAAGGCTGCACGTGAAAGGCGAGTCCGTTGACCTGATCTATCTTGACCCGCCGTTCAACAGTAACCAGACCTACAACGTGCTCTTTGCCGAAAAGAACGGGACCGACTCGGCCGCGCAGATAAGGGCTTTCAAGGATACCTGGCACTGGGACCTTCAGGCTGCCGAAACCTACGAGGACGTAGCTGAGGCGGGAGGTAGCGTATCGGAGGCGATGCAGGCTTTCAGGAGGCTTCTTGGCAGCAGCGACATGATGGCCTACGTAACGATGATGGCGCCGCGCCTCGTTGAGCTACATCGGGTCCTGAGGCCAACCGGCAGCGTCTATTTGCACTGCGATCCGACGGCTGGCCATTACCTGAGGCTTCTGATGGACGCCGTATTCGGCCCCAAGAACTTCCGCAACGAGGTAGTGTGGCAGCGAACCGGGGCACATAGCGACGCTCGTAGATGGGGACGTGTTGCTGATATACTTCTCTTCTACACCAAGACGGATCGGTATCAATGGCAGACACAGTTCATCCCGTACGGTGAGGATTACGTCAAAGAGCGATATCGCTATGAAGATGAGAAGAGGGGGCGGCTCTTCTGGGCCAATACGATGACCGCCGCGGGCCCTGGGCCCCCACGTGTCTTTCGAGGAAAACTCCTGGAGCCTCCGAAAGGCACCCACTGGCGTTTCAGCCAGGAGAAGATCGACCTTCTAGAGTCCGAGGGCCGTATCTACTACAGTTCGCGTGGGAGGCCCTACGTGAAGTCGTTTCTTGATGAGCGAAAAGGCAAGCCCGTCCAGAATATCTGGACGGACATCAGGATGACGAAAACTGGCAGAGAACGCCTCGGGTATCCGACACAGAAGCCTGAGTCGCTTCTCGAGCGCGTTATCAAGGCGAGCAGTAACGAGGGCGATGTGGTGCTGGACCCGTTCTGTGGGTGCGGGACAACCGTTGCGGCGGCACAACGCCTGAATCGACGTTGGATAGGAATCGACATAACGCATTTGGCGGTTACTCTGATCAAATATCGTCTTCGCGATACGTTTGGCGACGAGGTTGACTATCAGGTCATCGGCGAGCCGGTCTCCATTTCGGGCGCGATGGCGCTTGCGAAGGAGAACCCGTATCAGTTTCAGTGGTGGGCGCTCGGCCTGGTTGGGGCAAGGCCCGTGGAGGAGAAAAAGGGTGCTGACAGGGGCATCGACGGGCGGCTCTACTTTCACGACGAGGCAAGGGCCGGCAAGACCAAACAGATTATCTTCTCGGTGAAGGCCGGGCAAGTAACCGTCTCACACATTCGGGACCTGCGCGGTGTGGTTGAGCGAGAGGGCGCCCAAATCGGCGTGCTGATCACGATGTTGCGGCCTACCAAGGGCATGACGGACGAGGCGCTGAGTGCTGGCTTCTATGAGTCGCCAACCTGGCAGAAGCGCTATCCCCGTATCCAGATACTCACCGTTGAGGACCTGATGTGCGGC